One genomic window of uncultured Umboniibacter sp. includes the following:
- a CDS encoding alpha/beta hydrolase — translation MTNNDITLFHELIGDPAKPVMVLVQGLGLPSLSWHRELVDSIIAAGFSVLLLDNRDCGLSTILHHHGSPNVAKMIMRKLFGLSAGSSSYTLADMADDVVRCCDVHGIKQFHVAGVSMGGMIAQTVAINYPQRVLSLCSIMSTTGERRYSVPKSAVRKAVIAPQPKDREGRIEQALKFWQVIGSPAFPTDDALLRQRLVANYDRGFYPEGTMRQLAAIIASPPRYKGLQQTSVPGLVIHGDCDLLVPLKGGLRTAKALGVKPIVIKGMGHDLPMQLLDRFAELMTTHAFQAEDNRTD, via the coding sequence ATGACCAATAATGATATAACTTTGTTTCATGAACTCATCGGCGATCCCGCAAAGCCAGTCATGGTGTTAGTACAGGGGCTTGGCTTGCCCTCGCTATCTTGGCATCGAGAGTTAGTAGATTCTATTATCGCGGCGGGGTTTTCGGTACTTCTGCTGGATAATCGGGACTGCGGTCTCTCTACCATTCTTCATCACCATGGATCCCCAAATGTAGCGAAAATGATCATGCGTAAGCTCTTCGGTTTGAGCGCGGGATCAAGCAGCTATACCTTAGCTGATATGGCAGATGACGTGGTACGTTGCTGTGATGTTCACGGCATCAAACAATTTCATGTGGCTGGCGTTTCTATGGGGGGGATGATTGCTCAGACGGTCGCCATCAATTACCCACAACGTGTATTGTCGCTTTGTTCAATCATGTCAACGACTGGCGAGCGTCGCTATAGTGTTCCCAAATCGGCTGTCCGTAAAGCAGTCATTGCGCCTCAACCTAAAGATCGGGAAGGGCGTATCGAACAGGCATTGAAGTTTTGGCAGGTTATCGGCTCGCCGGCTTTTCCTACAGACGATGCGCTGCTTCGACAACGCCTCGTGGCGAATTATGATCGCGGATTCTATCCCGAGGGCACCATGCGCCAGTTGGCTGCTATCATAGCTAGCCCACCTCGTTACAAGGGCTTACAGCAAACGAGCGTGCCTGGACTAGTCATTCATGGTGATTGTGATTTACTTGTGCCGCTAAAAGGCGGACTGAGAACCGCCAAAGCGTTAGGCGTAAAGCCCATTGTGATTAAAGGGATGGGGCATGATTTACCGATGCAGTTACTCGATCGTTTTGCAGAATTAATGACTACTCATGCATTCCAAGCAGAAGACAATAGAACAGACTAA
- a CDS encoding DUF2066 domain-containing protein, producing MKAFINTIIVISLGYAFVVQAAVLDASVIVEDRSQRVRLVAVTQAFEQVIRSRTGSTSVLAEPLAALLADSDQFVDNYAYSTNEAGLTQLDVSFQELKLRQAIMTAQVPYWPDQRPKTLVLLAQITTMNRSPHYITEADDALIASMDKAFEQYDLSMITPIWDLDDRLIASPQQIWEHDRERAVELADKYGASCVLTGAAYLDSRARYRINWTLDCAGELARSQLGALDIEGAANQGRNLVVSQLVAQQAVDLSGSVNTVLMEVAGLEAYSSVVSLRNYLDELLHIKRYNIQSISATGLQLELNLVDDIAKFHQRLNRDGLLQRIDDEHYYWVAVNVE from the coding sequence GTGAAAGCATTCATTAATACGATTATTGTGATCTCGTTGGGTTACGCATTCGTGGTTCAGGCTGCAGTCTTGGACGCTAGTGTGATCGTAGAGGATCGAAGCCAGCGGGTTCGTCTGGTAGCGGTCACACAGGCATTCGAGCAAGTGATTCGTTCACGAACCGGCAGTACCAGTGTGCTAGCGGAGCCCTTAGCAGCGCTGTTGGCAGATAGTGATCAATTCGTAGATAACTATGCCTATTCGACCAATGAGGCGGGACTAACCCAACTCGATGTCAGCTTCCAGGAGTTGAAACTTCGCCAAGCGATTATGACCGCTCAAGTTCCCTATTGGCCTGATCAGCGACCGAAGACACTGGTATTGTTGGCTCAGATCACCACGATGAATCGCTCTCCTCATTATATTACTGAAGCTGACGACGCGCTGATCGCTTCGATGGATAAGGCGTTTGAGCAGTACGATCTCAGTATGATAACGCCGATCTGGGACTTGGACGACCGCCTCATTGCTAGTCCGCAGCAGATTTGGGAGCACGATCGAGAGCGGGCGGTAGAGTTGGCAGATAAATATGGCGCTAGCTGTGTGCTTACTGGAGCGGCGTATCTTGATTCGCGTGCTCGTTACCGGATCAACTGGACGTTAGATTGTGCCGGAGAATTGGCTCGGAGTCAGCTGGGCGCGCTAGATATCGAAGGTGCTGCCAATCAGGGGCGCAATTTGGTGGTTAGTCAGTTAGTCGCTCAGCAAGCAGTCGATCTAAGCGGATCGGTGAACACAGTTCTGATGGAGGTGGCTGGGCTTGAGGCCTATTCCTCAGTCGTTTCGTTGCGTAATTATTTAGACGAATTGCTTCACATTAAGCGTTACAATATCCAATCGATTAGCGCGACAGGGCTGCAACTAGAACTTAATTTAGTGGACGATATTGCTAAGTTCCACCAACGGTTGAATCGTGATGGGCTGCTGCAACGCATTGACGACGAACACTACTATTGGGTTGCTGTGAATGTGGAGTGA
- a CDS encoding Spy/CpxP family protein refolding chaperone → MMNKLRLGIAALITGLTLSQGVMAHSERGDRGERGHRADGPRCEYDANFDQRTLRGLELSEEQREQIKGMMELHRDQHKTERDEVKAARDNLRQLAQSEALDQSALVNAANELAMIEARQRVARITLLHEVKQVLNEEQRAELAARRGR, encoded by the coding sequence ATGATGAATAAATTGAGACTAGGAATCGCTGCACTCATTACCGGGCTAACACTCAGCCAGGGAGTAATGGCTCATAGTGAACGAGGTGATCGCGGTGAGAGAGGGCATCGGGCTGATGGGCCTCGCTGCGAATACGATGCAAACTTCGACCAACGTACTTTGCGCGGACTCGAATTGAGTGAGGAGCAACGGGAACAAATCAAAGGCATGATGGAACTCCATCGAGATCAACATAAAACAGAACGAGACGAAGTAAAGGCGGCTCGGGACAACTTAAGGCAATTAGCGCAGTCCGAAGCGTTGGATCAAAGTGCACTAGTTAATGCGGCTAATGAGTTAGCAATGATTGAAGCACGACAGCGAGTGGCGCGAATAACTTTGCTTCACGAGGTAAAGCAAGTGCTTAACGAAGAACAACGCGCTGAGTTAGCGGCGCGTCGGGGGCGTTAA
- the hda gene encoding DnaA regulatory inactivator Hda produces the protein MWSERPQQLALNVNLNDEPTLDNFFIGANQTRGIAVQSVRQQPSAIGDFLIYLWGPAGVGKTHLAKAAAHQFAQDGLSAAFIRSSEDLVAFAASIEQQSHELVIIDNLENYLGSKLIETALFEIYNWLRDSGRRLLVTAESSPRHLITVLRDLKSRLTWGGIFHLEKLADDELITALQLRCNNRGMKLSDELATYIIHRAPRDANVIFAVLERLDSLTLEQKRLLTIPFVREVMGW, from the coding sequence ATGTGGAGTGAACGTCCTCAGCAACTCGCGCTGAATGTGAATCTCAATGATGAACCTACTCTCGATAATTTTTTTATCGGAGCCAATCAAACTCGCGGTATTGCTGTGCAAAGTGTGCGTCAGCAGCCTTCGGCCATTGGCGACTTTCTTATTTATCTTTGGGGGCCTGCAGGTGTCGGCAAGACCCATCTAGCAAAAGCCGCTGCTCACCAGTTTGCCCAAGATGGGCTATCCGCAGCCTTTATCCGCTCCTCGGAAGACCTTGTAGCCTTCGCCGCCTCTATCGAGCAGCAGTCTCATGAGTTGGTGATTATCGATAACTTAGAAAACTATCTAGGTTCCAAGCTCATCGAAACCGCACTGTTTGAAATTTATAATTGGCTTCGTGATAGCGGCCGCAGATTATTAGTTACCGCCGAGTCGTCACCACGCCATTTGATTACCGTATTGCGCGATTTAAAATCAAGGCTGACGTGGGGTGGTATCTTTCACCTCGAAAAACTGGCGGACGACGAGTTGATTACTGCGCTCCAGCTGCGTTGTAATAACCGCGGCATGAAACTCAGTGATGAACTTGCCACCTATATCATTCACCGAGCTCCGCGAGACGCGAATGTAATCTTTGCGGTACTAGAGCGACTTGATTCACTTACACTAGAACAAAAGCGGCTGCTAACGATTCCATTTGTTCGTGAAGTCATGGGGTGGTAA
- the purN gene encoding phosphoribosylglycinamide formyltransferase — protein sequence MKRIIVLASGSGTNLQAIIDADKRKAFAGNVVGVISNIPNAKCLNRADDHGIKGIAIDHTQFASREEFEAELAIAVDSFSPDLIILAGFMRILTPVFVDKYLGKLINIHPSLLPKYPGLNTHQRAIDADDDYAGATVHYVTAELDGGPPIIQGKTPIEAGMTAPMLAERILFNVEHLIFPVAVSWFCDNRLRYDNGRALLDDKVIDNSGILWESKEIT from the coding sequence ATGAAACGTATCATCGTGCTGGCTTCGGGCAGCGGAACCAATTTACAAGCCATTATTGATGCAGATAAGCGTAAAGCGTTTGCGGGCAATGTTGTGGGGGTGATTTCGAATATCCCCAATGCAAAGTGTTTAAATCGAGCCGATGATCACGGTATCAAAGGCATTGCGATTGACCATACGCAATTTGCTTCTCGCGAAGAATTCGAAGCCGAACTAGCTATAGCGGTTGATTCATTTTCCCCAGATTTAATCATTCTGGCTGGATTCATGCGCATTTTGACCCCGGTATTCGTTGACAAATATCTTGGTAAGTTGATCAACATCCATCCTAGCCTGTTACCTAAATACCCGGGGTTAAACACGCATCAGCGCGCCATCGACGCAGATGATGATTATGCAGGAGCAACGGTTCATTACGTCACCGCAGAACTAGATGGCGGGCCGCCAATCATTCAAGGCAAAACACCGATTGAAGCGGGCATGACTGCGCCGATGCTTGCCGAGCGAATCCTATTCAATGTTGAACATCTCATTTTCCCCGTCGCGGTTTCTTGGTTCTGCGACAATCGCTTGCGTTATGACAACGGTCGCGCTTTACTCGATGATAAGGTCATCGATAATTCGGGAATTTTATGGGAAAGCAAAGAAATCACTTAG
- a CDS encoding response regulator transcription factor, with protein sequence MSDTTSKQNILLAEDDLELAELLCEYLTQQNFNVVHAADGNQAWNEINHTSNYDLILLDVMMPGLDGIEILKRIRQQHLAVSVIMLTAKGDDVDRIIGLELGADDYLAKPCNPRELVARIRAVLRRFYTEPSTADRLVLHGLTVNAVQLKASLHDIDLKVTIAEMKLLAVLIEHQGRAVSKDELSQVGLNRERLPFDRSVDVHISHLRKKLARVDRSYQITALRGVGYQLVIAPNEDEE encoded by the coding sequence ATGAGTGACACAACATCCAAGCAAAACATTCTTCTCGCCGAAGACGATCTAGAGCTCGCAGAATTACTCTGTGAGTATCTAACGCAACAGAACTTCAATGTGGTTCACGCTGCTGATGGAAACCAAGCTTGGAACGAGATTAACCATACGTCCAACTACGACCTCATCCTACTCGATGTCATGATGCCGGGGCTCGATGGTATCGAAATTTTAAAACGTATTAGGCAGCAACATCTAGCTGTCAGCGTCATTATGCTTACGGCCAAAGGCGATGATGTCGATCGTATCATTGGGCTTGAGTTAGGCGCCGACGATTACCTCGCTAAACCTTGTAACCCCCGAGAACTTGTAGCCCGAATTCGCGCTGTGCTCCGACGCTTCTACACCGAGCCATCAACTGCCGATAGATTGGTATTACACGGATTAACGGTAAACGCTGTTCAATTAAAAGCTTCTCTACACGATATTGATCTTAAGGTGACGATCGCTGAAATGAAGCTACTAGCTGTCCTAATAGAACATCAAGGGCGTGCTGTGTCTAAGGACGAGCTCAGCCAGGTAGGGCTCAATCGTGAACGCCTACCCTTTGATCGCTCGGTTGACGTGCATATCAGTCATCTAAGAAAGAAACTTGCGCGGGTAGATCGAAGCTATCAAATTACTGCGCTTCGGGGCGTTGGCTATCAATTAGTCATCGCTCCCAACGAGGACGAAGAATGA
- the fldB gene encoding flavodoxin FldB has product MSKIGLFFGSDEGNTEAVATRIAARFEDDVVDIFDIADVSQVEFASYETIILGIPTWDFGQIQSDWEEFWDDISNVDFKGKEVALFGLGDQFGYGDYFLDAMGMLHDVVVTNGAIIIGHWPISGYDFEASKALTEDGQSFVGLALDEDQQEEMTCQRINQWCEMISLQFSELFLVEAIED; this is encoded by the coding sequence GTGTCCAAGATTGGCTTGTTTTTCGGAAGTGACGAAGGTAATACCGAGGCGGTTGCCACGCGTATCGCAGCGCGTTTTGAAGATGATGTGGTTGATATATTTGATATTGCCGATGTGTCTCAAGTTGAGTTCGCTAGTTACGAGACCATAATCTTGGGTATCCCAACCTGGGATTTCGGTCAAATTCAATCGGACTGGGAAGAATTCTGGGACGACATTAGCAATGTCGATTTCAAGGGGAAGGAGGTCGCGCTATTCGGACTGGGAGATCAGTTTGGCTATGGCGATTATTTTCTCGATGCGATGGGAATGTTACATGACGTCGTCGTGACCAACGGGGCTATTATTATTGGTCACTGGCCCATCTCAGGCTATGACTTTGAGGCTTCAAAGGCTTTAACCGAAGATGGTCAGTCGTTTGTAGGCCTTGCTTTGGATGAAGATCAACAGGAAGAGATGACTTGTCAGCGCATTAACCAATGGTGTGAGATGATTTCACTCCAATTTAGTGAACTCTTCCTCGTCGAAGCCATTGAGGATTAA
- a CDS encoding HAMP domain-containing sensor histidine kinase, which yields MSLFLRCFVISWGSSLLLIAAVATFYQLALPDRDQQVTPRFSERQDSIRLYSRGLRIAAVRGERAVAEWAHRLRRPDRERVYLINQDNEDLLSRDLPKSISATAALINDANPAVAIIHNGVPVQGRLIYTREGAALRFLILGKFSQRAQFVALVQRSVVFLLLLSLVLSACVSWWISRLIVKPVKVLARATRNTAAGRFHEEELQQLATGNDELAHLAADFSNMNIQIETLLDKQRRLISNVAHEIRTPLARLQLAAELLATAKDASLNAKHVQSIQRQITQLIKMVNELLELERLSNGETPLAERVSVKAVLDSSLQQFDQTQQERLSIAMPDRSISFISHGDLLSHAVGNIIANALRHQPTGQIDVTVTRNKHLVNVDILDRGPGVPEAILKDIFAPFVRADSVRGRTDGGVGLGLALSKTIVELHGGEITASNRDSGGLRVRLVLPIAKVAKGS from the coding sequence ATGAGCCTCTTTCTTCGCTGCTTCGTGATTAGTTGGGGCAGCAGTTTGCTTCTAATTGCCGCCGTAGCAACCTTTTACCAACTCGCTCTGCCTGATCGCGACCAGCAAGTCACCCCACGCTTTAGCGAACGGCAAGATAGTATTCGGCTTTATAGTCGCGGGCTTCGTATCGCAGCCGTTCGCGGCGAACGCGCGGTGGCAGAGTGGGCTCATCGACTTCGTCGACCCGATCGTGAAAGGGTTTATTTGATTAACCAAGATAACGAAGATTTGCTATCGCGCGACCTCCCCAAAAGCATTAGCGCTACGGCCGCATTGATTAACGATGCAAACCCCGCGGTGGCTATCATCCACAATGGGGTACCCGTTCAGGGACGACTCATCTACACCCGAGAGGGAGCCGCACTGCGTTTTTTAATCCTAGGGAAATTTAGTCAACGGGCACAATTCGTAGCCCTTGTTCAGCGTTCGGTCGTATTTCTCTTGTTGCTCTCCCTCGTTCTCTCAGCCTGTGTTTCGTGGTGGATAAGCCGACTAATTGTCAAGCCCGTTAAGGTCCTTGCTAGGGCAACTCGCAATACCGCGGCGGGACGTTTTCACGAAGAAGAACTGCAGCAACTCGCCACCGGCAACGACGAGTTAGCGCATTTGGCCGCTGATTTTAGCAACATGAATATTCAAATTGAGACACTGCTTGATAAGCAAAGGCGCCTTATCAGCAATGTTGCCCATGAAATTCGCACACCGCTTGCCCGCCTTCAGTTAGCAGCCGAACTGCTGGCCACGGCAAAGGACGCTTCGCTGAATGCCAAGCACGTGCAAAGTATTCAACGGCAAATAACCCAGCTCATTAAAATGGTTAATGAATTACTTGAGTTGGAACGCCTTAGCAATGGGGAAACCCCATTAGCTGAACGAGTTAGCGTGAAAGCGGTACTCGATTCCAGCCTACAACAGTTCGATCAAACTCAGCAAGAACGGCTAAGCATAGCAATGCCGGACCGATCTATTAGCTTTATCTCCCATGGAGATTTGCTCTCCCATGCAGTGGGAAATATTATTGCTAACGCGCTTCGCCACCAACCAACCGGACAGATAGACGTAACAGTCACCCGCAACAAACATCTGGTCAATGTTGATATTCTGGACCGTGGTCCTGGTGTGCCCGAGGCGATTCTCAAGGACATTTTCGCTCCCTTTGTTCGCGCTGATAGCGTTAGAGGACGCACCGACGGTGGCGTCGGCCTAGGTCTTGCGCTGAGTAAAACGATTGTTGAGTTACACGGTGGTGAAATTACTGCGAGTAACCGAGACAGCGGTGGCTTACGGGTAAGGTTGGTATTGCCGATAGCTAAGGTAGCTAAAGGTAGCTAA
- the purM gene encoding phosphoribosylformylglycinamidine cyclo-ligase yields the protein MSNKTPLSYRDAGVDIDAGNQLVDRIKATCAATSRPEVLGGLGGFGGAFALPEGYRKPVLISGTDGVGTKLRLAIDAKRYDGIGIDLVAMCVNDVVVAGAEPLYFLDYYATAKLDLDVAEQVVKSIAEGCIQAGCALIGGETAEMPGMYEGDDFDLAGFTTGIVEHDEVIDGSRVAAGDVIIGLKSSGPHSNGYSLIRKVLERSAMTLDSAFDDGTLADALLAPTRIYVKALLQAHREQPFKALAHITGGGLLENIPRVLPEGTQAVIDCRSWTLPPVFEWLQREGNIEANELYRTFNCGIGMTVVVAENEADKALELLAAAGEPGIIIGRITTDAASEVVLENA from the coding sequence ATGTCAAACAAGACCCCTTTAAGTTATCGCGATGCCGGCGTAGACATTGATGCAGGTAATCAGTTAGTCGATCGTATCAAGGCTACCTGTGCCGCCACATCTCGCCCAGAGGTGCTTGGAGGCCTTGGGGGATTTGGGGGTGCATTTGCACTTCCTGAGGGCTACCGAAAACCTGTTTTAATCTCCGGCACAGATGGTGTTGGAACGAAACTTCGTCTTGCTATTGATGCGAAGCGTTACGACGGAATCGGTATCGATTTGGTAGCAATGTGTGTGAATGATGTCGTGGTGGCAGGCGCAGAGCCACTTTACTTCCTCGACTACTATGCCACAGCAAAACTTGACCTCGATGTGGCGGAGCAAGTGGTCAAAAGCATCGCTGAAGGGTGCATTCAAGCTGGATGTGCGCTAATCGGCGGCGAAACGGCAGAAATGCCAGGAATGTACGAGGGCGATGATTTTGACCTAGCAGGCTTTACCACCGGAATCGTAGAGCACGATGAAGTGATTGATGGAAGTCGCGTAGCGGCGGGCGATGTCATTATCGGGCTCAAGTCATCTGGTCCGCACTCTAACGGTTACTCGTTAATTCGCAAAGTACTAGAACGAAGCGCGATGACCTTAGATTCTGCCTTCGATGACGGAACGCTCGCCGATGCGCTCCTTGCACCAACACGTATCTATGTTAAAGCGTTACTCCAAGCACACCGAGAGCAGCCATTCAAAGCACTCGCTCACATCACTGGCGGCGGATTACTAGAAAACATTCCGCGCGTCCTGCCTGAAGGTACACAGGCTGTTATCGACTGCAGGAGCTGGACACTCCCACCGGTATTCGAGTGGCTTCAACGTGAAGGTAATATTGAGGCCAACGAACTTTACCGCACCTTTAACTGCGGCATTGGCATGACCGTTGTAGTGGCTGAAAACGAAGCAGATAAGGCCCTTGAGCTGCTAGCCGCTGCGGGTGAACCGGGAATCATTATCGGTCGAATTACTACCGATGCAGCTAGCGAAGTGGTGCTGGAGAACGCTTGA